In the genome of Sander lucioperca isolate FBNREF2018 chromosome 18, SLUC_FBN_1.2, whole genome shotgun sequence, the window gtgtgtgtgtgtgtgtgtgtgtgtgtgtgtgtgtgtgtgtgtgtgtgtgtgtgtgtgtgtgtgtgtatgtgtgtaggccTGATGAGCAGAGTGCAGGCTATCAGGGACCACCGTGGTAAGGACTGCCGTTTCCTGAGCTTCAGACAGGGAGACACCATCTTTGTTTACCACAAACTGTCAGGAAAGAGGGAAGACCTGTGGGCAGGCAGTGTGAGTCTGATATCTCcatctaccccccccccctctctctctttaaagCAGAATGTAATGAAAAAAACTACTCAAGTCCCTCACATCAGGTTCTTGGTTGAAGAGATTAGTCAAGATTATAATACAGATGGTTTAGGTTCTCAGCACTGATTGGCTAAGTCATGGTAACACTGTACCTAATAAACACAAACGTCTGTGAGAGCACTCCAGTTCATTTAAATATAATGATATAGTTGTGCATTAACACAGAATGACAGAATGATTGACATATGAATGTGCTGACCCAACATCACTACTACCtgtgtgtcttttattttggtaATCACTTTATTCACTGTATATGAACTACTCTGCTTTTCAGagacaacatttatttatttattaagatgaacattattttgttaaaataatGGCCCACGCTATATCATTACTTGTGGTGATTTGTGAACCTTGGTGATTCGATTAATGCTCCAAACTCGGCTACTTTGAGTGGCTTTTGGCTTAAGCAAAGACTAAATCAATATCaaatgtacctttttttttttagtactgTGGAATAATTGAAACAAATGTACACCTAAATACACAATGCTCCTTCCTTCCATTCTTTCACAATGCTGCAGTGGCTTTACAGAACTGTGACGGCTCTTCTGCTTCCTTTTGATTCCAGATTGACAAACAGTTTGGCTATTTCCCAAAGGATGCAGTGCAAGAAGAGCAGGTTTATGCTGCTGTGGAGAAAGTAGTGGAAACACAGGTAAAAAAGACTTTGATTTCCATAGCTCTTCAGATTAGCAGCTTTGAACAAAACATACTCttttataataattatagcagttgatTGTAAAGAAATATAATAATCAGTTAGTAAACTGGTATCTAGTATAATATTTACTCCtaaattagtagtagtagttgctgaatctgtaCAAAAGCAATGCCTTATTCCTGAAGTGCCCTCCTTTCTTCTCTTCATTCAGAAATCTGATTTCTTTTGTATGGATGAGTTTGGTTATCCAATTGACTCTAGTCATCTggacagtgatgatgatgatgatccgAAAATCCAAAACCAGGAGTCAGAAATCACCCAAACCACTCCACACACCGTTGCCACAAATGCTGAAAGTCCTTCAACATCTGAAGATCCCTCTACAGAATCTCCAGTTCCAGCACAGGACGTTGACGGCACATCGACAGAAGAGGCGGAAAACAAAAATGCTAGGGATGCTGCTGTCGGGACTCACGAGGAAGCACGGGAGACTCCTGCGGCTCTGAACGAACAAGGTGGGTCTGCCCCCTCTTCCTGGCTCGGTTCTTCCGTGACAGGATGGTTAGGTCTGGCTAAAGAGGAAGAAGCTGGCAATTTGgctgagggagagaaaaaagatgAGAGAAAAGAGATGCAGGCCGAAGCTTCTGTCGCTTCTTCAGTGACAGGATGGCTGGGGTTTGGAGGAGAAGGAAAacctgaggaagaggaagacagagGAACTGCTGATTCTTTCACTTCAACCATGACTGGGTGGCTTGGCTttggaggagagaaaaaaacagatcaTCCTGCAAAAGAAGAGCAAACTGAAGAAcgagaagatgatgaagaacCAGCAGAGACATTCAGGAGTAGAAGGATGTCTCTGGACCTAGAAGGCAGCCAATTACatgaagaggagaagaaagagatGGGGACATTGGGTTGGCTAGGTAACGGGCTGTCAAGCACGCTGGGGTTTGGCCTGACCAATCAGGAGTCAGGGCATGAGACAACACCTGAAATAGAGACCAAGGAGACAAtccaggaggaggaagaacagcCAGCGTCTGGTTCTTGGTTGGATATAGGGTTCAGGGACATTTTAGGCTTCGGGAAAGACAAGAGTGAAGTTGATGAGAGTACAGGAAGCGATTTTAAGGAGACAGAAGAGGACAAAACCTCGGAACAACCAACAGGCTCAGAGAATGTGAATACTAGTCAATTACAACCCGTACTGACAGAGGAGGTAAGGAAAGAAACTACCAATGAGTCAAAGGTGGGAGAAACTCCAAAGGATCAAAATGCCCCatcagagatgagagagagagtcaaTGCTGACAGTAATCATAACGATATAGGTACTTCAGACAGCAGCAAGGATAGTGTCCTACCTACAGATGCAGCATCGAAGGTAGATGAAAAAGATATTGCTCCTCAGACCATGGAGCGTATGGAGGGTAAAGATCATCAGATGCCCAAATCAATAGCTATTGAGGGTGAGGATAATAACAGAGAGCCAGGAGAAGAAGAAAGTAAAACTGCAAGCGGCACTGATCAAGATTTGTTGACCCAATCTGACATCAATTTAGGGCCTGACTTGAGTTTTGTGGATTTAAATCTAAACTCCACTGGACAATCTGTAGGCGAGGATGAGAAGAACAACACAGAGGACGTGGTTGGGGAAGGGCCCGAGATCCCAGATCAGTTCGACAACACAGAAGAATCCACCGATACGTCTGTTACTGGTGCTGGTAGGGATGGCCATGAAGGTGAAGGGAATAATGCAGAAACAGATGTACTTCACCGAGAAGTTTCCACGACTCCGACTGATGACTCAGCAGAAGAAAGTCGGGTCAGCGGCGGAGCAGGAGAAAGCAGTGGAAAGAGTCAGCCTTCTTTCTTATCACCAGGCACAGCCGAGGAGAGAAATGAACCCACCTCTGATGAGGATAACACTTTACCAGCTCACAGTGTAGAAACCGACGTTGATCATTCCGATTCACTAGCTATGAATGACAataacacagaaagagagacacatcAGGGTGAGTTAGGAGAGGAGGGCATCTCTCAGGAGTTTGGTTCAGCTCATTCTACTAATAGAAGTACTGAAACTATGTATGACAATGCCTCAGAGGAGGACAGAAGAACATTTTCCACTAGTGAGAGCACAAGACAGATGGAAAACAATGCAGACCAGGACTCTGTGTCTCCAGATAtgcaacagggggaaacacaAAGTGATGGTGATGCACACGAGCTGAAGGAGACTGTAGAAGAAACTGAGACAGACGGTGAAAACAACCTCCAGCCAGTTCAAACTGAGACAACAGAGTTTCAGAAATACATATTGAATGAAAGTGGTCTCAAGTCAGCTAAAGGCTCTGAAACAGAGACTGAGACTGAGGAAGTGGAGGAGtcaaaggaagaggaaaagcTGGGGGGGATAGAAGAGTTAAAGGAAGAGGAGAAACAGCAAGAAGTGAAGGAGATAAAGGAAGAGGGGAAACAGGAAGTAAAGGAGATAAATGAAGAGGGGAAACAGCAAGAAGTGAAGGAAATAAAGGAAGAGGGGAAACAGCAAGAAGTGAAGGAGATAAAGGAAGAAGGGAAACAGGAAGTAAAGGAGATAAAGGAAGAGGGGAAACAGGAAGTAAAGGAGATAAAGGAAGAGGGGAAACAGGAAGTAAAGGAGATAAAGGAAGAAGGGAAACAGGCAGTAAAGGAGATAAAGGAAGAGGGGAAACAGCAAGAAGTCAAGGAGATAAAGGAAGAGGGGAAACAGGAAGTAAAGGAGACAAAGGAAGAggggaaacaggaagtgaaggagataaaggaagaggggaaacaggaagtgaaggAGATAAAGGAAGAGGGGAAACAACAAGAAGTGAAGGAGATAAAGGAAGAGGGGAAACAGGAAGTAAAGGAGACAAAGGAAGAGGGGAAACAGGAAGTAAAGGAGACAAAGGAAGAGGGTAAACAGGAAGTAAAGGAGATAAAGGAAGAGGAAAAGCTGGGGGGGATAGAAGAGTTAAAGAAAGAGGAGAAACAGCAGGACATGAAGAAGATAAAGGAAGaggggaaacaggaagaagtGAAGGAGATAAAGGAAGaggggaaacaggaagaagtGAAGGAGATAAAGGAAGAGGGGAAACAGGAAGTAAAGGAGACAAAGGAAGAggggaaacaggaagtgaaggAGATAAAGGAAGAGGGGAAACAACAAGAAGTGAAGGAGATAAAGGAAGAagggaaacaggaagtgaagaaAATAAAGGAAGAAGGGAAACAGCAAGAAGTGAAGGAGATAAAGGAAGAGGGGAAACAGGAAGTAAAGGAGATAAAGGAAGAGGGGAAACAGGAAGTAAAGGAGACAAAGGAAGAGGGGAAACAGGAAGTAAAGGAGACAAAGGAAGAGGGTAAACAGGAAGTAAAGGAGATAAAGGAAGAGGAAAAGCTGGGGGGGATAGAAGAGTTAAAGAAAGAGGAGAAACAGCAGGACATGAAGAAGATAAAGGAAGaggggaaacaggaagaagtGAAGGAGATAAAGGAAGaggggaaacaggaagaagtGAAGGAGATAAAGGAAGAGGGGAAACAGGAAGTAAAGGAGACAAAGGAAGAggggaaacaggaagtgaaggAGATAAAGGAAGAGGGGAAACAACAAGAAGTGAAGGAGATAAAGGAAGAAGGGAAACAGGaagtaaagaaaataaaggaagaAGGGAAACAGCAAGAAGTGAAGGAGATAAAGGAAGAGGGGAAACAGGAAGTAAAGGAGATAAAGGAAGAGGGGAAACAGGAAGTAAAGGAGATAAAGGAAGAGGAAAAGCTGGGGGGGATAGAAGAGTTAAAGAAAGAGGAGAAACAGCAGGACGTGAAGAAGATAAAGGAAGaggggaaacaggaagaagtGAAGGAGATAAAGGAAGAGGGGAAACAGGAAGTAAAGGAGATAAAGGAAGAGGGGAAACAGGAAGTAAAGGAGATAAAGGAAGAGGGGAAACAGGAGGCGGACaagttaaaagaaaagaagaaacaggAGAAGGTGGAGGAGATAAAAGAAGAGGACAaccaggaggaggaagagggaaagcagggggaggaagaagagttaaatgaagaggagaagaaggtGGAGATAAAAGAGGGGAAGAAGCAGGAAGAGTTAAAAGAAGAGGAGAAGCAGCAGGAGATAGGAGAGTtcaaagaagaggagaaaagggAAGAGTTAAAGGAGGTTGAGAGAGTAAaggaacaagagaagaaagagggTGAAGAAAAACAAGTACAGTCTAATGTGGAGGTATTAATGGAAAACAGCATGCACTCTTTATCTCACACTCAGAAAGCTACTGAAAGCCCAGAGTCAGAGAGCAACGGAGAAGAGACACGCGGTGAAAACAGCTCTGTGTTCTCCGAAATGTCCACAAAGACTCACGAGAGACAGACCGAAAACCCACACATGGacgaagagaagagagagggagaaaacaaGAAACAGGAGGAGGTTAAGGAAAAGCAGGAGACGGGGAATTTGGAGGGCGAGAGGAGGAACATAGGGAAAGAAGGGAGTCATAAATGTTCAAATGAGCTTTGTCCTCAAGCTAGCGGAGACAAGTTTGTGGGGGTCAGAGATGGAAATGATTCTGCAAATAAGTTGAGCTCAATAGATGAAGGGACAAAGGAGACAGGAAAGCAAAACCCAGTGGCAGACAATGATCAAATATTAGCAGATAGGACAGGAGTGAGTCAGATGGTACCAGTTGATGACACGGAGAGAGATGAGGATGTAacacaggaggaggaagaaaaaaaagttgatgtTGCGAAGGCCGACGAGGGGAGAGAAGAGCAGGTTGAGCAGAAAAACAATGATCTGCTACATTCAGGGGAGAGTGGCCAAAACAGCCTTCCTGATCAACTTTCACTTAGCCAGACAGCTGAGAACAAAGAAGATGATCAATTATATCCCAGTGAGGCAGACAACACTGAGCTTTCTGACGACAATGTGCTCCGTCAGGGAGATAAAACTAAGTCTGAAGACACTGAAACCAGCAGCGAAGGGATTTCCACTGAGAAGGAAACTGAGCAAATACACTCTGATTATATGATAGACACAGTGGAGGACACTGacagggaagagagggagatcAATGTGAAGCATGATGATGTAAGGGTGAATGAGGGCAGAGGTCTGAGTACAGGTGGTACTGTATTGAGGACAGAGGAAGAAATGGAGATTTCAGTTTCGTCCAGTGACCCTGTTGAAAGCCAGGCTGCGATATCTGAACAAACTGCTCAACATGCATCCGGTTCTTCACATCTGTCTGACGGTCACAATAAAGGAGCAGCAGAGACTGGAAGTGGAGGAGCATTCGGCCTTTTCAAAAACGCCTTTAGCTTTTTTAGCCAAACGCCTGTCGCCGAAACTACGGCACCCCCAGAATCTACCCCAAGTTTGGATCCTAACACAGGTGAGACATCCGAGGCGCAAGCCTCTCTCCCTCCCGAACAAGAACGGGATTCAACCACTGATTCCAGTCAGGTTTACATGCAAGATTTGCACACAGACTCTCCCATCACCTTgtcacaacagcagctgcagcctctctttaCAGAGACCCAGACGTCATCTCCTTCCCTGacgccaacccgttctcatccCACAGAAAGCCCCATCCAAACCAAAACCCTCACCAAACATTACAAGAACCTTCTCATCTACATGAGCGCAGATGAGACGACCATTATGATGGAGCTCTTTGGACGTCACAAGCTGCAGTTTTTGGATTACGTTTTAGGAAGCTCAGAAACCACGACCGATGACCCCGATAATGACGAATCGATATTGTTGGATATAGA includes:
- the ctage5 gene encoding transport and Golgi organization protein 1 homolog isoform X8, with amino-acid sequence MNIFSPYTPVKTTRMAVSRVYTILWSTGMVFVILPHLNLGLLSDYKICGDSECESLMSRVQAIRDHRGKDCRFLSFRQGDTIFVYHKLSGKREDLWAGSIDKQFGYFPKDAVQEEQVYAAVEKVVETQKSDFFCMDEFGYPIDSSHLDSDDDDDPKIQNQESEITQTTPHTVATNAESPSTSEDPSTESPVPAQDVDGTSTEEAENKNARDAAVGTHEEARETPAALNEQGGSAPSSWLGSSVTGWLGLAKEEEAGNLAEGEKKDERKEMQAEASVASSVTGWLGFGGEGKPEEEEDRGTADSFTSTMTGWLGFGGEKKTDHPAKEEQTEEREDDEEPAETFRSRRMSLDLEGSQLHEEEKKEMGTLGWLGNGLSSTLGFGLTNQESGHETTPEIETKETIQEEEEQPASGSWLDIGFRDILGFGKDKSEVDESTGSDFKETEEDKTSEQPTGSENVNTSQLQPVLTEEVRKETTNESKVGETPKDQNAPSEMRERVNADSNHNDIGTSDSSKDSVLPTDAASKVDEKDIAPQTMERMEGKDHQMPKSIAIEGEDNNREPGEEESKTASGTDQDLLTQSDINLGPDLSFVDLNLNSTGQSVGEDEKNNTEDVVGEGPEIPDQFDNTEESTDTSVTGAGRDGHEGEGNNAETDVLHREVSTTPTDDSAEESRVSGGAGESSGKSQPSFLSPGTAEERNEPTSDEDNTLPAHSVETDVDHSDSLAMNDNNTERETHQGELGEEGISQEFGSAHSTNRSTETMYDNASEEDRRTFSTSESTRQMENNADQDSVSPDMQQGETQSDGDAHELKETVEETETDGENNLQPVQTETTEFQKYILNESGLKSAKGSETETETEEVEESKEEEKLGGIEELKEEEKQQEVKEIKEEGKQEVKEINEEGKQQEVKEIKEEGKQQEVKEIKEEGKQEVKEIKEEGKQEVKEIKEEGKQEVKEIKEEGKQAVKEIKEEGKQQEVKEIKEEGKQEVKETKEEGKQEVKEIKEEGKQEVKEIKEEGKQQEVKEIKEEGKQEVKETKEEGKQEEVKETKEEGKQEVKEIKEEGKQQEVKEIKEEGKQEVKKIKEEGKQQEVKEIKEEGKQEVKEIKEEGKQEVKETKEEGKQEVKETKEEGKQEVKEIKEEEKLGGIEELKKEEKQQDMKKIKEEGKQEEVKEIKEEGKQEEVKEIKEEGKQEVKETKEEGKQEVKEIKEEGKQQEVKEIKEEGKQEVKKIKEEGKQQEVKEIKEEGKQEVKEIKEEGKQEVKEIKEEEKLGGIEELKKEEKQQDVKKIKEEGKQEEVKEIKEEGKQEVKEIKEEGKQEVKEIKEEGKQEADKLKEKKKQEKVEEIKEEDNQEEEEGKQGEEEELNEEEKKVEIKEGKKQEELKEEEKQQEIGEFKEEEKREELKEVERVKEQEKKEGEEKQVQSNVEVLMENSMHSLSHTQKATESPESESNGEETRGENSSVFSEMSTKTHERQTENPHMDEEKREGENKKQEEVKEKQETGNLEGERRNIGKEGSHKCSNELCPQASGDKFVGVRDGNDSANKLSSIDEGTKETGKQNPVADNDQILADRTGVSQMVPVDDTERDEDVTQEEEEKKVDVAKADEGREEQVEQKNNDLLHSGESGQNSLPDQLSLSQTAENKEDDQLYPSEADNTELSDDNVLRQGDKTKSEDTETSSEGISTEKETEQIHSDYMIDTVEDTDREEREINVKHDDVRVNEGRGLSTGGTVLRTEEEMEISVSSSDPVESQAAISEQTAQHASGSSHLSDGHNKGAAETGSGGAFGLFKNAFSFFSQTPVAETTAPPESTPSLDPNTGETSEAQASLPPEQERDSTTDSSQVYMQDLHTDSPITLSQQQLQPLFTETQTSSPSLTPTRSHPTESPIQTKTLTKHYKNLLIYMSADETTIMMELFGRHKLQFLDYVLGSSETTTDDPDNDESILLDIERLLRYHRETLVAPSMRLTDAPQEDKEKTTTLIALQKLEMLLARVRETFNTAEASCVGESCSTHSKDKETATEEDPSVRLDNHTPRDERMGLDGETEGRLSGGAGKEKVTEDKTKEEKGKRSGGERVSPESHPHIQPGSPQSLEGVINQILDFVHQIADDATTHVCAVRELLIWLTEQVVSTLPDDIRPGPDLYGVPWEPVIITSVVGLVTMLLFTCRCYSSVKSRMYRGKERRMAEQVAQLLDEKCKVLETLSKCQQEYDDLEGSLRDSGVLAQTQKTEHLEVKARQLEHAKRELDRDLEQLKDQLDQQREHRIEQEKRIAVLEESMKTFEEETKDLQSQEEQAQTTLKVYNMNSDRLQRNLETAGEENTLLQESNAQLRQQVEGWAERVSELEAEMSRCEVAHRGMLQDVANKDERIMSLTDRLLSMKAWDSDLQEEADGEGEGQEASNGTAGRGEENGRGDVLDTQGHLQKVQKLIYAAKLNADLKSVDEDKDRLFAKLNDEVKAKEDLQVRIEELDNEKLSLQSDTEQYSDQVQKLQQKLQIMTEMYQENELKLHRLLTVEEKERMQKEEKLNKADKNITMAMEELSNYRQRAGEMEEELEKTKQSYQTQISAHEKKAHNNWLAARAAERELADIRRENGLFRQKLTDTQFKLDALDNDPYALDSLARPLPFRAERSPYGLSPLGRPASETRAFLSPPTLMDGPPARLSPRVSRGPVEPPGGQGEMERSGGPHSDSGSISPTWERDRRGPPPGPLGPPGYMFPEQGGPMYRRPPPGALGLLPPPGPLHPRGLPPLPPHPADMADGSYRENSHGPGEQEHRESGPGDRRTPPEMDPRMGGAPPPGPPMGPMGPMDGPFPRRSPYGPPPPDFYPPRGPVGPTMMPMWAPPPPGMMFPPRFPPGGPPHPHYAPPMRPPLPDGHLHTSMAPPPPQQSLPSPPHSQSPEQHTPSPEDAI
- the ctage5 gene encoding uncharacterized protein ctage5 isoform X2; this encodes MNIFSPYTPVKTTRMAVSRVYTILWSTGMVFVILPHLNLGLLSDYKICGDSECESLMSRVQAIRDHRGKDCRFLSFRQGDTIFVYHKLSGKREDLWAGSIDKQFGYFPKDAVQEEQVYAAVEKVVETQKSDFFCMDEFGYPIDSSHLDSDDDDDPKIQNQESEITQTTPHTVATNAESPSTSEDPSTESPVPAQDVDGTSTEEAENKNARDAAVGTHEEARETPAALNEQGGSAPSSWLGSSVTGWLGLAKEEEAGNLAEGEKKDERKEMQAEASVASSVTGWLGFGGEGKPEEEEDRGTADSFTSTMTGWLGFGGEKKTDHPAKEEQTEEREDDEEPAETFRSRRMSLDLEGSQLHEEEKKEMGTLGWLGNGLSSTLGFGLTNQESGHETTPEIETKETIQEEEEQPASGSWLDIGFRDILGFGKDKSEVDESTGSDFKETEEDKTSEQPTGSENVNTSQLQPVLTEEVRKETTNESKVGETPKDQNAPSEMRERVNADSNHNDIGTSDSSKDSVLPTDAASKVDEKDIAPQTMERMEGKDHQMPKSIAIEGEDNNREPGEEESKTASGTDQDLLTQSDINLGPDLSFVDLNLNSTGQSVGEDEKNNTEDVVGEGPEIPDQFDNTEESTDTSVTGAGRDGHEGEGNNAETDVLHREVSTTPTDDSAEESRVSGGAGESSGKSQPSFLSPGTAEERNEPTSDEDNTLPAHSVETDVDHSDSLAMNDNNTERETHQGELGEEGISQEFGSAHSTNRSTETMYDNASEEDRRTFSTSESTRQMENNADQDSVSPDMQQGETQSDGDAHELKETVEETETDGENNLQPVQTETTEFQKYILNESGLKSAKGSETETETEEVEESKEEEKLGGIEELKEEEKQQEVKEIKEEGKQEVKEINEEGKQQEVKEIKEEGKQQEVKEIKEEGKQEVKEIKEEGKQEVKEIKEEGKQEVKEIKEEGKQAVKEIKEEGKQQEVKEIKEEGKQEVKETKEEGKQEVKEIKEEGKQEVKEIKEEGKQQEVKEIKEEGKQEVKETKEEGKQEVKETKEEGKQEVKEIKEEEKLGGIEELKKEEKQQDMKKIKEEGKQEEVKEIKEEGKQEEVKEIKEEGKQEVKETKEEGKQEVKEIKEEGKQQEVKEIKEEGKQEVKKIKEEGKQQEVKEIKEEGKQEVKEIKEEGKQEVKETKEEGKQEVKETKEEGKQEVKEIKEEEKLGGIEELKKEEKQQDMKKIKEEGKQEEVKEIKEEGKQEEVKEIKEEGKQEVKETKEEGKQEVKEIKEEGKQQEVKEIKEEGKQEVKKIKEEGKQQEVKEIKEEGKQEVKEIKEEGKQEVKEIKEEEKLGGIEELKKEEKQQDVKKIKEEGKQEEVKEIKEEGKQEVKEIKEEGKQEVKEIKEEGKQEADKLKEKKKQEKVEEIKEEDNQEEEEGKQGEEEELNEEEKKVEIKEGKKQEELKEEEKQQEIGEFKEEEKREELKEVERVKEQEKKEGEEKQVQSNVEVLMENSMHSLSHTQKATESPESESNGEETRGENSSVFSEMSTKTHERQTENPHMDEEKREGENKKQEEVKEKQETGNLEGERRNIGKEGSHKCSNELCPQASGDKFVGVRDGNDSANKLSSIDEGTKETGKQNPVADNDQILADRTGVSQMVPVDDTERDEDVTQEEEEKKVDVAKADEGREEQVEQKNNDLLHSGESGQNSLPDQLSLSQTAENKEDDQLYPSEADNTELSDDNVLRQGDKTKSEDTETSSEGISTEKETEQIHSDYMIDTVEDTDREEREINVKHDDVRVNEGRGLSTGGTVLRTEEEMEISVSSSDPVESQAAISEQTAQHASGSSHLSDGHNKGAAETGSGGAFGLFKNAFSFFSQTPVAETTAPPESTPSLDPNTGETSEAQASLPPEQERDSTTDSSQVYMQDLHTDSPITLSQQQLQPLFTETQTSSPSLTPTRSHPTESPIQTKTLTKHYKNLLIYMSADETTIMMELFGRHKLQFLDYVLGSSETTTDDPDNDESILLDIERLLRYHRETLVAPSMRLTDAPQEDKEKTTTLIALQKLEMLLARVRETFNTAEASCVGESCSTHSKDKETATEEDPSVRLDNHTPRDERMGLDGETEGRLSGGAGKEKVTEDKTKEEKGKRSGGERVSPESHPHIQPGSPQSLEGVINQILDFVHQIADDATTHVCAVRELLIWLTEQVVSTLPDDIRPGPDLYGVPWEPVIITSVVGLVTMLLFTCRCYSSVKSRMYRGKERRMAEQVAQLLDEKCKVLETLSKCQQEYDDLEGSLRDSGVLAQTQKTEHLEVKARQLEHAKRELDRDLEQLKDQLDQQREHRIEQEKRIAVLEESMKTFEEETKDLQSQEEQAQTTLKVYNMNSDRLQRNLETAGEENTLLQESNAQLRQQVEGWAERVSELEAEMSRCEVAHRGMLQDVANKDERIMSLTDRLLSMKAWDSDLQEEADGEGEGQEASNGTAGRGEENGRGDVLDTQGHLQKVQKLIYAAKLNADLKSVDEDKDRLFAKLNDEVKAKEDLQVRIEELDNEKLSLQSDTEQYSDQVQKLQQKLQIMTEMYQENELKLHRLLTVEEKERMQKEEKLNKADKNITMAMEELSNYRQRAGEMEEELEKTKQSYQTQISAHEKKAHNNWLAARAAERELADIRRENGLFRQKLTDTQFKLDALDNDPYALDSLARPLPFRAERSPYGLSPLGRPASETRAFLSPPTLMDGPPARLSPRVSRGPVEPPGGQGEMERSGGPHSDSGSISPTWERDRRGPPPGPPGYMFPEQGGPMYRRPPPGALGLLPPPGPLHPRGLPPLPPHPADMADGSYRENSHGPGEQEHRESGPGDRRTPPEMDPRMGGAPPPGPPMGPMGPMDGPFPRRSPYGPPPPDFYPPRGPVGPTMMPMWAPPPPGMMFPPRFPPGGPPHPHYAPPMRPPLPDGHLHTSMAPPPPQQSLPSPPHSQSPEQHTPSPEDAI